A genomic segment from Oncorhynchus clarkii lewisi isolate Uvic-CL-2024 chromosome 12, UVic_Ocla_1.0, whole genome shotgun sequence encodes:
- the LOC139422357 gene encoding NLR family CARD domain-containing protein 3-like, which translates to MAISVKERLLAVLDDLGSDELKRFKWHLTTENQLDGFLHIPKGRMETSGRLDIVDQMVQNYRGNVAVQITLDILKKISRNDLAEKLNRDCPLGPSEEDGEKFQHEYKLEVKQKFQHVFNGVPKQGHKQLLNEIYTELYITEGGSGEVNQEHEVRQIEITSKNPARPEAKILCNDIFKQSSGQDKPIRTVLTKGVAGIGKTVSVQKFILDWAEGKANLDVQFVISLPFRELNLVRGEKYRFVELLHQCVLETRVIERDFLNHILTKLQKPGNRNESKYKVIFVLDGLDECRLTLDYETGKSWCDVTEPTSVDVLLTNLINGNLLPSALLWITSRPAATNHIPPECVDQVTEVRGFNDPQKEEYFRKTFSDVDLANRIISHIKTSRSLHIMCHIPVFCWILAAVLEHVLSSDKNEEMPKTLTQLFIGLLIFQTKQMNDKYHKKGERDPRRDKESFMALGKLAFNQLENGNLIFYEADLKKYGIDVTEASVNSGVCTQLFRQDYGPFQDKVYCFVHLSVQEFLAALYVFLSFNNSNVNPMTEDQSFIRKCLVKLNPAITFHTTAVDKALQSENGHLDLFLRFLLGLSLESNQTHLHGLLTQTRSTRSSSRGHEETVKYIKKKIRNTPSSERCINLFHCLNELNDHSLVEEIQRYLHSGNLSKTNLSPAQWSALVFVLLTSEEELDVFDLKKYSRSEEGLLRLLPVVKASRTVLLNGCNLTEKCCEALASAFNSTSSNLRELDLSDNNLQDSGVKLLSAGLENPHCKLETLRLSRCLITKKGCASLASALRSNPSYLRELDLSYNIPGDSGVKQLSAGLEDPHWRLEKLNVDHRGEYWLLKKYACDLTLDPNTACRHLSLSEGNRKVTRGKEEQPYPDRPGRFEFWPQVLCREGLTGRCYWEAEMSGGGDDIGMTYRGIGRTGNADDSKLGCNDKSWSLSCSDYGYTARHNKERTDLPASSSSNRVGVYLDWPAGTLSFYTLSSSDTLTHLHTFRSTFTEPLYPGFWVEINSSLSLCEVKNI; encoded by the exons ATGGCCATATCTGTGAAAGAGCGTCTCCTGGCCGTTCTGGATGATCTCGGCTCTGACGAGCTGAAGAGATTTAAGTGGCATCTAACTACAGAAAACCAGCTGGATGGCTTCCTTCACATTCCAAAGGGCCGGATGGAGACATCTGGCCGACTGGACATAGTGGATCAGATGGTGCAGAACTACAGGGGGAATGTGGCTGTGCAGATCACACTGGACATCCTGAAGAAGATTAGCCGTAACGATCTCGCTGAGAAGCTAAACAGAGACTGTCCATTAG GTCCTTCAGAGGAAGATGGTGAGAAGTTCCAACATGAATATAAACTGGAAGTAAAACAGAAGTTTCAGCATGTTTTCAACGGGGTACCAAAGCAGGGCCATAAACAACTTCTCAATGagatctacacagagctctacatcacagagggtggaaGTGGAGAGGTCAATCAGGAACATGAGGTGAGACAGATCGAGATCACGTCCAAGAATCCAGCAAGACCAGAGGCTAAAATCCTCTGCAATGACATCTTCAAACAATCCTCTGGACAAGACAAACctatcagaactgtgctgacaaagggagtcgctggcattggaaaaacagtttctgtgcagaagttcattctggaTTGGGCTGAAGGGAAAGCCAATCTGGATGTCCAATTCGTAATTTCACTCCCTTTTCGGGAGCTGAATTTGGTGAGGGGGGAAAAGTACAGATTTGTAGAACTTCTACATCAATGTGTCTTAGAGACTAGAGTGATTGAGAGGGACTTTTTGAATCACATTTTAACAAAATTGCAAAAACCAGGAAACCGCAATGAAAGCAAGTACAAAGTTATATTTGTCcttgatggtctggatgagtgccgaCTGACCCTCGACTACGAGACCGGTAAGAGCTGGTGCGATGTCACAGAGCCAACCTCAGTGGACGTGCTGCTGACAAATCTCATCAATGGgaatctgcttccctctgctctcctctggataaccTCCAGACCTGCAGCAACCAATCACATCCCTCCTGAgtgtgttgaccaggtgacagaggtacgagggttcaatgacccacagaaggaggagtaTTTCAGGAAGACATTCAGTGATGTGGACCTGGCCAACAGAATTatctcacacataaagacatcaaggagcctccacatcatgtgccacattccGGTCTTCTGTTGGATCTTAGCTGCAGTTCTGGAGCATGTGTTGAGTTCAGATAAGAATGAAGAGATGCCCAAGACTCTGACTCAATTATTTATTGGGTTACTGATATTTCAGACCAAACAGATGAATGATAAATATCACAAGAAAGGTGAGCGAGATCCACGCAGGGATAAAGAGAGCTTCATGGCACTGGGGAAACTTGCTTTTAACCAGCTGGAAAATGGCAACCTCATTTTCTATGAGGCAGACCTGAAAAAGTATGGCATTGATGTCACTGAAGCCTCAGTGAACTCAGGAGTGTGTACGCAGCTCTTTAGACAGGACTATGGGCCGTTCCAGGACAAGGTGTACTGCTTTGTGCATCTGAGCGttcaggagtttctggctgcGTTATATGTTTTCCTCTCCTTCAACAACAGCAATGTCAACCCGATGACCGAAGACCAATCCTTCATCAGAAAATGTCTAGTGAAGTTGAATCCTGCCATCACCTTCCACACGACTGCAGTGGATAAAGCCTTACAGAGTGAGAATGGACACCTGGACCTGTTCCTCCGTttccttctgggcctctcactggagtccaatcagactcACTTACACGGCCTACTGACACAGACGAGAAGCACCAGAAGCAGCTCACGGGGCCATGAGGAAACAGTCAAGTACATCAAGAAGAAGATCAGGAACACTCCATCTTCAGAGAGGtgcatcaatctgttccactgcctgaatgaactgaatgaccattctctagtggaggagatccaaagATACCTGCATTCAGGAAATCTGTCCAAAACCAACCTGtcacctgcacagtggtcagctctggtctttgtgttgctgacttcagaagaggagctggatgtgtttgacctgaagaaatactccagatcagaggaaggtcttctgaggctgctgccagtggtcaaagcctccagaACTGTTCT GCTTAATGGGTGTAACCTCACTGAGAAATGCTGTGAAGCCTTGGCCTCAGCTTTCAACTCAACCTCCTCaaacctgagagagctggacctgagtgacaacaacctgcaggattcaggagtgaagctgctctctgctggactggagaatccccactgtaaactggagacactgag GTTGTCACGCTGTCTGATCACAAAgaaaggctgtgcttctctggcctCAGCTCTGAGGTCCAACCCCTCctacctgagagagctggacctgagctacaatatcccaggagactcaggagtgaagcagctctctgctggactggaggatccacactggagactggagaaactcaa TGTTGACCACCGTGGAGAGTACTGGCTGCTGAAAAAAT ATGcctgtgatctcacactggacccGAACACAGCATGCAGACACCTCTCTCTGTCGGAGGGGAACAGGAAGGTGACACGGGGGAAAGAGGAGCAGCCGTATCCTGATCGCCCAGGGAGATTTGAGTTCTGGCcacaggtgctgtgtagagagggtctgactgggcgctgttactgggaggcAGAGATGAGTGGGGGAGGGGATGACATAGGAATGACGTACAGAGGAATCGGCAGAACAGGAAACGCCGATGACAGTAAGCTTGGATGcaatgacaagtcctggagtcTGAGCTGCTCTGATTACGGTTACACTGCCAGGCACAATAAGGAGAGAACTGACTTACCTGCCTCCTCCTCGTCCaacagagtaggagtgtatctggactggccggccggcactctgtccttctacactctgtcctcctctgacacactcactcacctACACACATTCCGCTCCACATTCACTGAGCCtctctatccagggttttgggttgAAATAAACTCCTCGTTGTCCCTATGTGAGGTCAAAAACATTTAG